The following coding sequences lie in one Hippopotamus amphibius kiboko isolate mHipAmp2 chromosome 17, mHipAmp2.hap2, whole genome shotgun sequence genomic window:
- the LOC130839546 gene encoding olfactory receptor-like protein DTMT, whose product MTKRNQTVVSEFLLLGLPIQPEHWNLFSALFLAMYVTTVLGNLLIIILIRLDSHLHTPMYLFLRNLSFSDLCFSSVTMPKLLQNMQSQVPSIPYAGCLAQMYFYLFFGVLESFLLVAMAYDRYVAICFPLHYTTIMSPKLCLSLLALSWVLTTAHAMLHTLLMARLSFCADSVIPHFFCGTSTLLKLSCSNTRVNRLVILFMGGLILVVPFLLIILSYARIVSSILKVPSAKGICKAFSTCGSHLTVVSLFYGTIIGLYLCPSANNSAVKETVMALMYTVVTPMLNPFIYSLRNRDMKGALGRVFCKKKISFSLKW is encoded by the coding sequence ATGACAAAGAGGAACCAAACCGTCGTCTCAGAGTTCCTTCTTCTGGGTCTGCCTATCCAGCCAGAGCATTGGAATCTATTCTCTGCCCTGTTCCTGGCCATGTATGTTACCACCGTCCTGGGGAACCTCCTCATCATCATCCTCATTCGGCTGGACTCTCACCTTCACACACCCATGTATTTGTTTCTCCGTAACTTATCTTTTTCCGACCTCTGCTTTTCCTCTGTCACAATGCCTAAATTGCTGCAGAATATGCAGAGCCAAGTCCCGTCCATCCCCTACGCAGGCTGCCTGGCCCAGATGTATTTTTACCTGTTTTTTGGAGTTCTTGAGAGCTTCCTCCTTGTggccatggcctatgaccgctatgtggccatctgcttCCCCCTGCACTACACCACCATCATGAGCCCcaagctctgtctctctctgctggCGCTGTCCTGGGTGCTGACTACTGCCCATGCCATGTTGCACACCCTGCTCATGGCCAGGCTGTCCTTCTGTGCTGACAGTGTGATTCCTCACTTTTTCTGTGGCACATCTACTTTGTTAAAGCTGTCGTGCTCTAACACTCGAGTCAATAGGTTGGTGATACTTTTCATGGGAGGGCTGATTCTTGTCGTCCCATTCCTACTCATCATCCTGTCCTATGCACGGATTGTCTCCTCCATCCTCAAGGTTCCTTCTGCCAAGGGCATCtgcaaagccttctccacctgtggctcccacCTCACCGTGGTGTCTCTCTTCTATGGGACAATTATTGGTCTCTATTTATGTCCATCAGCTAATAACTCTGCTGTTAAGGAGACTGTCATGGCCTTGATGTACACTGTGGtgacccccatgctgaaccccttcatctacagcctgaggaacagagACATGAAGGGAGCCCTGGGAAGAGtcttttgcaaaaagaaaatatctttctcTCTAAAATGGTAA